CTTTCTTTGCAATAGCTAGGGTATTTTCAATATCTGCATTAGATAAAACTTGAAATTTCTTTCCTATTTTTTTGCCCTTTGGTTTTGTAGACCCTTCTTTTTCTAAAACAACATAATTTGCTGAGCTTGAAGGATACACTGTTTGCATTTTTGTCTTTTTCTTGCCTAATTTCTTTGGGTCAAGATATATTGTTTTGATTCCTTCTGCCTCCAACTGTGGTATGAATTTAGATAATTGTGCTTGTGATACTTTGGGCGATATTATTAGTTCTCTAGTTTTACTCAATTTTTTTCAGTGCTTCCTTTGCTGTACCTTTTCTGAAAATTATTTCAGCTAACGCTTCTACCATTTTTTCAGGCGATTTGTGAGCAAAGATGTTTCTGCCATATGTAACCCCTTTGGCACCTGCTGTCATGGCATCTTCTGTCATTTGAAGAATGTCTAAATCTGTTTTTGCTTTAGGGCCTCCTGCAATTACAATTGGAACTGGTGTGCTCTTTACAATCTTTGCAAATGAATCAATATCGCCAGTGTAAAGTGTTTTAACAATGTCTGCACCGCATTCTGCACCAATTCTTGCAACATGACCGACAATTTCTGGATCATGTGGGTTCTTGATGTTCTCTCCTCTAGGATACATCATTGCTAAAAGTGGCATTCCCCACTTGTGACATTGATCTGCAGTCATTCCTAGTTGTTCTAGCATTTCTGGTTCTTCTTTTCCCCCAATGTTAATGTGCAATGAAACTCCATCTGCTCCCATTGCTACAGCTTCTTTGACTGTACCTGTGAGCATTTTTCGGTTGGGTGATAATGATAATGATGTGCTACTTGAAAAATGAACTAAAATTCCAATCTTTGTTGGTTTAGGTAATACTTTGAGAATTCCTTTGTTAATGATAACACTGGTTAATCCATGACCTTCACATTTGTAAATAATATCTGCAGGATTTTCAAGCCCTTCAATAGGACCATTTGAAATTCCATGATCCATTGGAATACATAACATTCTTCCTTTTCTGAGAATTCGATTAAGTCTAATTTGATTGCCAGATACCATGAGATGATCTGATTTTTGTGCCCTACTTAAAAATAACGTGAATCTTTGAACCCAAACTAGTTAGTTATTGAGCCCAAACCATTCATTTGGATTAACACTTTTTTGTTTGTAATTCCTATCAAGGATTAAATAGAAATTATAAAAGATGAATAGCAATTGAGTCAGACTACTGAACAAATTCAAAAAAGTGACATTAAAGATATTTTAGAAAATTCTCTTAATGGACGACGCCCTAGTCCTGAAGACTGTATGCGATTGTTAGAATCTGATGATGTTCATTTAATGGGACTTGTTTCAGGTCATCTTGCTAGAAAACAGTTTGGAAAAAAGGCCTCTTTTGTAAATAATATAATTTTGAATTATACCAATGTCTGTATTACTGATTGTAAGTTTTGTGCATTTTATCGATCCCCTGGATCTGAAGATGCTTATACTTTAACTCTTGACCAAATTGAATCAAGAGTAAAAACATCTTGGGATATGTTTAAGATTCGTCAAGTTTTGATTCAAGGTGGACATAATCCAAATTTGAAAATCGAATATTATGAAGATGCTTTCAAAATGATTCGAGAAAAATTCCCAAAGGTTGGAGTTCATGGATTATCTACTTCTGAAATTGATATGATAGCACGAGTTGAAAAATCCTCTACACTAGAAATTTTATCTAGATTAAAGGATGCAGGTTTGCAATCCATTCCAGGAGCTGGGGCTGAAATATTAGTTGATTCTGTAAAAGATATTATCAGTCCAAAGAAAATCTCCAGCGCTGATTGGATACGAATTATGGATGAAGCTCATTCACTTGGAATTCCAGGTTCTGCTACAATGATGTATGGTCATGTTGAAAATAAACAAGATATTGTTGATCATTTTTTCAAAATTGTAAAACTACAAGAGAAAACTAAAGGCTTCATGGCATTTATCCCTTGGAATTTTGAACCAAATAATACACTGATGCATGAAGAAGGTATTGTTGAATATGGTACTGGAGGAATTCAACTCTTAAAGATGATTGCAATTTCTAGACTTGTTTTAGATGGATTAATTCCACATATTCAATCTTCATGGCTTACAAATGGTGTGGGTATGGCACAACTGGCACTGCAATATGGTGCTGATGATTTCGGTGGTACTCTTATTGGAGAAGAAGTTGTATCTTGTACTGGTGCACGCTCTACTGAATTAACAGACAAAATAATTATTGATGCAATACATCAAATTGGATATCAAGTTGAAGAGAGAGATAATTTCTACAATCCAGTTACTTTATCATAAATTATAATCCGACCATTTAGCATTAACTAGTTCTTTTGTTTTATCATCAACTTTTACTTGTTGTTGAATTTCTCTATCATATCCTTCTTCTTTTGTTTTTTGTGTTGCATCAATTCCCATCTTTGACCCTAAATTTACCAGCGGTGATGCAGGATCCAATGTATCTGTTGGTGTGTTATTGATGATGACTGTGTCTCTTGCAGCATCAGCTCTTGTTGTAATGGCCCATATTACATCATTAATATCATG
The window above is part of the Nitrosopumilus sp. genome. Proteins encoded here:
- the mqnC gene encoding cyclic dehypoxanthinyl futalosine synthase — its product is MSQTTEQIQKSDIKDILENSLNGRRPSPEDCMRLLESDDVHLMGLVSGHLARKQFGKKASFVNNIILNYTNVCITDCKFCAFYRSPGSEDAYTLTLDQIESRVKTSWDMFKIRQVLIQGGHNPNLKIEYYEDAFKMIREKFPKVGVHGLSTSEIDMIARVEKSSTLEILSRLKDAGLQSIPGAGAEILVDSVKDIISPKKISSADWIRIMDEAHSLGIPGSATMMYGHVENKQDIVDHFFKIVKLQEKTKGFMAFIPWNFEPNNTLMHEEGIVEYGTGGIQLLKMIAISRLVLDGLIPHIQSSWLTNGVGMAQLALQYGADDFGGTLIGEEVVSCTGARSTELTDKIIIDAIHQIGYQVEERDNFYNPVTLS
- a CDS encoding 2-amino-3,7-dideoxy-D-threo-hept-6-ulosonate synthase, producing MVSGNQIRLNRILRKGRMLCIPMDHGISNGPIEGLENPADIIYKCEGHGLTSVIINKGILKVLPKPTKIGILVHFSSSTSLSLSPNRKMLTGTVKEAVAMGADGVSLHINIGGKEEPEMLEQLGMTADQCHKWGMPLLAMMYPRGENIKNPHDPEIVGHVARIGAECGADIVKTLYTGDIDSFAKIVKSTPVPIVIAGGPKAKTDLDILQMTEDAMTAGAKGVTYGRNIFAHKSPEKMVEALAEIIFRKGTAKEALKKIE